Proteins encoded by one window of Clostridium perfringens:
- the rplM gene encoding 50S ribosomal protein L13 — translation MKSYIAKAQEVERKWYVVDAAGKPLGRVASQVASILRGKNKPTFTPNVDCGDFVIVINAEKVVLTGKKLDQKMLRKHSLYAGGLKETPYREVLEKKPEFAFEEAVRRMLPTGVLGRKMLKKLNVYRGAEHDHAAQKPEVLELRY, via the coding sequence ATGAAATCATACATTGCAAAAGCACAAGAAGTTGAAAGAAAATGGTATGTTGTTGACGCTGCTGGAAAGCCACTAGGAAGAGTTGCTAGCCAAGTTGCTTCAATATTAAGAGGAAAGAACAAGCCAACATTTACACCAAATGTTGACTGTGGAGATTTCGTTATCGTTATAAACGCTGAGAAAGTTGTTTTAACTGGTAAGAAATTAGACCAAAAAATGTTAAGAAAACACAGCTTATACGCTGGTGGATTAAAAGAAACTCCATACAGAGAAGTTTTAGAAAAGAAACCTGAATTTGCTTTCGAAGAAGCAGTTAGAAGAATGCTTCCAACAGGCGTTTTAGGAAGAAAAATGTTAAAGAAATTAAACGTGTACAGAGGAGCTGAGCACGATCACGCTGCTCAAAAACCAGAAGTACTTGAGTTAAGATACTAA
- a CDS encoding energy-coupling factor transporter ATPase: MSIKIENLNHIYMPKTPFEKIALNNINCEIEDGEFVALIGHTGSGKSTFIQHLNGLLSPTSGNIIVDGVNIADKKVKLSDIRKKVGLVFQYPEYQLFEETIEKDIEYGPRNLGISEEEISKRVKKSMEMVGLDYETYKDKSPFDLSGGQKRRVAIAGVIAMEPKVLILDEPTAGLDPKGREDILAQIRLLHKEYGMTIIMVSHSMEDVAKIADRVIVMNSGEIVLDGKIAEVFKEVETLEKIGLAVPQVTYLIRELRNKGFNISEEIFTISQAKEALLEIIRNNN, translated from the coding sequence ATGTCAATTAAAATAGAAAATTTAAATCACATATATATGCCTAAAACACCTTTTGAAAAAATAGCATTAAATAATATAAACTGTGAAATAGAAGATGGAGAGTTTGTAGCATTAATTGGGCATACTGGCTCAGGAAAATCAACATTTATACAGCATTTAAATGGATTATTAAGTCCTACTAGTGGGAATATAATAGTTGATGGTGTTAATATAGCAGATAAAAAAGTTAAATTAAGCGATATTAGAAAAAAGGTAGGATTAGTATTTCAATATCCAGAGTATCAATTATTTGAAGAGACTATTGAAAAAGATATTGAGTATGGTCCAAGAAACTTAGGAATCAGTGAAGAAGAAATAAGTAAAAGAGTTAAAAAGTCCATGGAGATGGTTGGGCTTGACTATGAAACATATAAAGACAAATCTCCTTTTGATCTAAGTGGAGGTCAAAAGAGAAGAGTTGCCATAGCTGGGGTTATAGCTATGGAGCCTAAGGTTCTTATATTAGATGAACCAACAGCTGGGTTAGACCCAAAGGGAAGAGAAGACATACTTGCTCAAATAAGACTTCTTCATAAAGAGTATGGAATGACTATAATAATGGTTAGTCACAGCATGGAAGATGTAGCTAAGATTGCTGATAGAGTAATTGTTATGAATAGTGGAGAAATAGTTTTAGATGGAAAGATTGCAGAGGTATTTAAAGAGGTTGAAACTTTAGAAAAAATAGGATTGGCCGTTCCTCAAGTAACTTATCTAATAAGAGAGTTAAGAAACAAGGGCTTTAATATATCAGAAGAGATATTTACAATTTCTCAAGCTAAGGAAGCTCTTTTAGAAATAATAAGGAATAATAATTAG
- a CDS encoding Na/Pi cotransporter family protein — protein sequence MKDAIFTLIQVAGGLGLFLFGMKLMGEGLENAAGDKLKSILEKVTKNPISAVLVGAFVTMVIQSSSATTVMVVGFVNAGLMNIAQAAGVIMGANVGTTITAQLVAFKLDEIAPLFVIIGVVLLMSAKQKKRKDIADIILGFGILFMGMGIMSSALKPLADSPMFSELIMAIGENWVLGIFTGLALTAILQSSSATTGILIALASTGSININIVLPILFGCNIGTCVTALIASIGANKTAHKAAAIHLMFNILGTLIFIPFLKPLAYIVQEISPGDVQRQIANAHTIFNITATIILVPLSKYMIMIVNKLIKGEDEIELCGPKYLDERLLETPVIAAGQVQKETLRMANKAKENLELSMKAFRENNESLVKKVYDNEKLINILEEEITAYLVKLSKCDLSAKESNLVASTFHIVTDIERIGDHVENIADLTLEKVGRKLKYSEDALKEIDYIYDQTIRALDITIDAYANENVEEAGTIYEIERKIDASQKEFRENHIKRLSQGSCNAYDGAIFMDLLSNFERIGDHSTNIAESVMEVH from the coding sequence TTGAAAGATGCAATTTTTACCTTAATTCAAGTTGCCGGTGGATTAGGTCTATTCCTTTTTGGAATGAAGTTAATGGGAGAAGGATTAGAAAATGCCGCAGGTGATAAATTAAAAAGTATATTAGAGAAAGTTACTAAAAATCCTATATCAGCAGTTTTAGTTGGTGCCTTTGTTACAATGGTAATACAAAGTTCAAGTGCCACTACGGTAATGGTAGTTGGATTTGTTAATGCTGGACTTATGAATATAGCACAAGCTGCTGGGGTAATCATGGGAGCAAATGTAGGTACTACCATTACTGCACAACTTGTTGCTTTTAAGTTAGATGAAATAGCGCCATTGTTTGTTATAATAGGTGTTGTTTTATTAATGTCAGCAAAACAAAAGAAAAGAAAAGATATTGCTGATATAATATTAGGTTTTGGTATTTTATTTATGGGAATGGGAATAATGAGTTCAGCTTTAAAACCATTAGCTGATTCACCAATGTTCTCAGAACTTATAATGGCTATAGGTGAAAACTGGGTATTAGGAATATTTACAGGTTTAGCACTTACAGCTATATTACAAAGTTCATCAGCTACTACAGGTATATTAATTGCCTTAGCATCAACTGGTTCTATAAATATAAATATAGTTCTGCCAATATTATTTGGATGTAATATAGGTACATGTGTAACTGCGTTGATAGCAAGTATTGGGGCAAATAAAACAGCACATAAGGCTGCTGCCATACATTTAATGTTTAATATACTAGGTACACTTATATTTATACCATTTTTAAAACCTTTAGCATATATTGTTCAAGAGATTAGCCCTGGAGATGTTCAAAGACAAATAGCTAATGCTCATACAATATTCAATATAACTGCTACTATAATACTTGTACCATTAAGTAAGTACATGATTATGATAGTTAACAAATTAATAAAAGGTGAAGATGAAATTGAACTTTGTGGACCTAAGTATCTTGATGAAAGATTATTAGAAACACCAGTAATAGCTGCAGGTCAAGTTCAAAAGGAAACTTTAAGAATGGCTAATAAAGCTAAAGAAAACTTAGAATTAAGTATGAAGGCTTTTAGAGAAAATAATGAAAGCTTAGTTAAAAAAGTATATGATAATGAAAAACTTATAAATATATTAGAAGAAGAAATAACTGCTTACCTAGTTAAATTATCTAAATGTGATTTATCTGCTAAAGAAAGTAATTTAGTAGCATCAACTTTCCATATTGTAACTGATATTGAGAGAATAGGTGATCATGTTGAAAATATAGCCGATTTAACTTTAGAAAAGGTAGGAAGAAAATTAAAATATAGTGAAGATGCTTTAAAGGAAATAGATTATATATATGATCAAACAATTAGAGCTCTAGACATAACAATTGATGCTTATGCAAATGAAAATGTAGAGGAAGCTGGAACTATCTATGAAATAGAAAGAAAGATAGATGCTTCTCAAAAAGAATTTAGAGAAAATCATATTAAGAGATTAAGCCAAGGTTCTTGCAATGCTTATGATGGTGCAATATTTATGGACTTATTAAGCAACTTTGAAAGAATTGGTGATCATTCTACTAACATAGCTGAAAGTGTTATGGAAGTGCATTAA
- a CDS encoding energy-coupling factor transporter transmembrane component T family protein, whose protein sequence is MLKDITIGQYIPGDSFVHKLDPRTKILISFIFIASLFIVDKFWGYIFIIAFLGATVLISKLQFKYLYKGLKPVFLLIAITAALNIFMIKGTEDTLIWHWKFLYIYKEGIRTAIFMALRLILLIMGTSVLTLTTSPIELTDGIESLLKPFKKIGVPAHELAMMMTIALRFIPTLIDETDKIMKAQKARGADFESGNIIQKAKSLIPLLIPLFISSFRRADELAMAMEARCYRGGDGRTRMKILKYSKNDFISFGMAGVLLVLSIVVRVF, encoded by the coding sequence ATGTTAAAGGACATTACTATAGGTCAATATATTCCTGGGGATTCTTTTGTACATAAATTAGATCCAAGGACTAAGATATTAATATCATTTATTTTTATTGCTTCATTATTTATAGTAGATAAGTTTTGGGGATATATATTCATAATTGCCTTTTTAGGTGCAACAGTATTAATATCTAAATTACAATTTAAATATTTATATAAAGGACTTAAACCTGTATTTTTATTAATAGCTATAACAGCAGCACTTAATATTTTTATGATAAAAGGTACAGAAGATACCCTTATATGGCATTGGAAGTTTTTATATATTTATAAGGAAGGAATAAGAACAGCTATATTTATGGCATTAAGACTTATCTTGCTTATAATGGGAACTTCAGTATTAACACTTACAACATCACCAATAGAATTAACTGATGGTATTGAAAGTTTATTAAAACCATTTAAAAAGATAGGGGTTCCAGCTCATGAATTAGCAATGATGATGACAATTGCTTTAAGATTTATACCAACTTTAATTGATGAAACTGATAAAATAATGAAAGCACAAAAAGCTAGAGGTGCAGATTTTGAATCAGGAAACATAATACAAAAAGCTAAGAGTTTAATACCACTATTAATTCCTTTATTTATTAGTTCTTTTAGAAGAGCTGATGAGTTAGCTATGGCTATGGAAGCAAGATGCTATAGAGGTGGCGATGGAAGAACTAGAATGAAGATATTAAAGTATTCTAAAAATGATTTTATTTCTTTTGGAATGGCTGGAGTACTTTTAGTTTTATCAATAGTAGTAAGAGTTTTCTAG
- a CDS encoding energy-coupling factor transporter ATPase, with protein sequence MGENMIKSEDLVFKYVNAEEQTEKVAINHVSMEVKKGEFLVILGHNGSGKSTMAKHMNALLLPSGGKMYVDGLDTSDIENLWEVRRRAGMVFQNPDNQLVATIVEEDVAFGPENLGVDPKEIRERVDDSLKAVGMYEYRKHAPHLLSGGQKQRIAIAGILAMRPKCIVLDEPTAMLDPSGRNEVMKTIKEVNKKFGITIILITHYMDEAAQADRIIVMDKGEKVMEGVPREIFSQVEKIKSIGLDVPQVTELAYELQKEGVDISTEILNIDEMVNALCQLK encoded by the coding sequence ATGGGAGAAAATATGATTAAAAGTGAAGACTTAGTTTTTAAATATGTCAATGCTGAAGAACAAACTGAAAAGGTTGCAATAAATCACGTTTCTATGGAAGTTAAAAAGGGAGAATTTTTAGTTATATTAGGTCATAACGGTTCAGGAAAATCAACTATGGCAAAGCATATGAATGCTTTATTACTTCCTAGTGGTGGAAAGATGTATGTAGATGGATTAGATACTTCTGATATAGAAAATCTTTGGGAAGTTAGAAGAAGAGCTGGAATGGTTTTTCAAAATCCAGATAATCAATTAGTAGCAACAATAGTTGAAGAAGATGTGGCTTTTGGACCAGAGAATTTAGGTGTTGATCCGAAGGAGATAAGAGAAAGAGTAGATGATTCATTAAAAGCAGTAGGTATGTATGAGTATAGAAAACATGCACCACATTTATTATCAGGAGGGCAAAAGCAGAGAATTGCTATTGCGGGTATATTAGCAATGAGACCTAAATGCATAGTATTAGATGAACCTACAGCAATGCTAGATCCTTCAGGTAGAAATGAAGTAATGAAAACTATAAAGGAAGTAAATAAAAAGTTTGGAATTACTATAATACTTATAACTCACTATATGGATGAAGCTGCACAAGCTGATAGAATAATAGTTATGGATAAAGGTGAAAAGGTAATGGAAGGGGTTCCTAGGGAAATTTTTTCTCAAGTAGAAAAAATAAAGTCAATTGGGTTAGATGTTCCTCAAGTTACTGAATTAGCTTATGAGCTTCAAAAAGAGGGAGTAGATATATCAACAGAAATATTAAATATAGATGAGATGGTGAATGCTTTATGTCAATTAAAATAG
- a CDS encoding KOW domain-containing RNA-binding protein has translation MQETDLIGRLVTSNAGRDTGKSYIVIGLVDDDLLVANGATKTIEMPKKKKIKHVVLTEILDDELKSCIISKDKNANLKIKRFLKLSSTNKEV, from the coding sequence TTGCAAGAAACTGATTTAATCGGTAGATTAGTTACTTCAAATGCTGGAAGAGATACAGGAAAATCATATATTGTGATTGGATTGGTAGATGATGATCTACTAGTGGCAAATGGAGCAACTAAGACTATTGAAATGCCAAAAAAGAAAAAAATAAAACATGTAGTGCTTACTGAGATATTGGATGATGAGTTAAAATCATGTATAATATCAAAGGATAAGAATGCAAATCTTAAAATAAAAAGATTTTTAAAGCTTAGTAGCACTAACAAGGAGGTTTGA
- the rpsM gene encoding 30S ribosomal protein S13, producing the protein MARIAGIDLPREKRVEIGLTYIYGIGLPTSQKILEVTGVNPDTRVKDLTEEEVNSIRNYIKDLTVEGDLRREVALNIKRLVEIGSYRGIRHRKGLPLRGQKTKTNARTRKGPKKTIANKKK; encoded by the coding sequence ATGGCAAGAATAGCAGGTATCGACCTACCAAGAGAAAAAAGAGTTGAAATAGGTCTAACTTATATATATGGTATAGGATTACCTACATCACAAAAAATTCTTGAAGTAACTGGAGTTAATCCTGATACAAGAGTTAAGGATCTTACTGAGGAAGAAGTAAACTCAATAAGAAACTACATTAAAGATTTAACAGTTGAAGGTGACTTAAGAAGAGAAGTTGCTTTAAACATAAAGAGATTAGTTGAGATTGGTTCATATAGAGGAATCAGACATAGAAAAGGTCTTCCACTTAGAGGACAAAAAACTAAGACTAATGCTAGAACTAGAAAAGGTCCTAAGAAGACAATAGCTAATAAGAAGAAATAG
- the truA gene encoding tRNA pseudouridine(38-40) synthase TruA — protein sequence MRNIKLTIEYDGTSYFGWQKQPIGNTIQQKVEEAIKKVTKEEVEILGSSRTDSGVHAKAYVANFKTNSNIPGKNFKAALNSKLPKDIVIMNSEEVAEDFHARYMTTGKTYCYTILNREEPPALERNYVYHVKKQLDVESMKEACKYFLGKHDFKAFQRPGGTVKTSVRTITDIHIETEGNKIKIYVSADGFLYNMVRLIVGTLLKVGRGKEKPEYIKEVIDSGDRKKAGICVPPTGLCLEKVFY from the coding sequence ATGAGGAATATAAAATTAACTATAGAATATGATGGAACATCTTATTTTGGGTGGCAAAAACAGCCTATAGGAAATACTATTCAGCAGAAGGTAGAAGAGGCTATAAAGAAGGTTACTAAAGAAGAGGTAGAAATATTAGGAAGTAGTAGAACAGATTCAGGAGTCCATGCTAAGGCCTATGTGGCTAATTTTAAAACTAATTCTAATATACCAGGAAAAAATTTTAAGGCTGCATTAAATTCAAAATTACCAAAGGATATAGTAATAATGAATTCAGAAGAGGTAGCTGAGGATTTTCATGCTAGGTATATGACTACAGGTAAAACTTATTGTTACACAATACTAAATAGAGAAGAGCCACCAGCCTTAGAAAGAAATTATGTATATCATGTTAAAAAGCAATTAGATGTTGAATCTATGAAAGAAGCATGTAAATACTTTTTAGGAAAACATGACTTTAAGGCCTTTCAAAGACCAGGTGGGACAGTTAAGACCTCTGTAAGAACAATAACCGATATTCATATTGAAACAGAAGGAAATAAAATTAAAATATATGTGTCAGCAGATGGTTTTTTATATAATATGGTAAGATTAATTGTAGGAACATTACTTAAAGTGGGAAGAGGAAAAGAGAAGCCAGAATATATAAAGGAAGTCATAGATTCTGGTGATAGAAAAAAAGCTGGAATTTGTGTTCCTCCAACAGGATTATGCTTAGAAAAAGTTTTTTACTAA
- the cwlD gene encoding N-acetylmuramoyl-L-alanine amidase CwlD, whose amino-acid sequence MKKIMKIVSIMMISFLVLNISLLKVNAEENNKVIVIDPGHGGIDGGAKSENGVIEKDINLSISLKTKAALESKGYKVIMTRSEDVGLYTEGKKVREKKIEDLGNRVKIKKENKCDAFISIHQNMFPQKNCKGAQVWSANNEPSQKLGKIIQQKFKEEVDQNNKREAKVAKKEYKILNDGYEGASVIVECGFLSNPEECELLGKEDYQNKIANTLANAIDEYFK is encoded by the coding sequence ATGAAGAAAATAATGAAAATAGTGTCAATTATGATGATATCTTTTTTAGTATTAAATATTAGCTTATTAAAGGTTAATGCAGAAGAAAATAATAAGGTAATAGTTATTGACCCAGGTCATGGAGGCATAGATGGTGGCGCAAAGAGTGAAAATGGAGTAATTGAGAAGGACATTAATTTATCAATATCACTTAAAACAAAAGCTGCCTTAGAGAGTAAGGGATATAAAGTCATAATGACTAGAAGTGAGGATGTAGGACTATATACTGAGGGCAAAAAGGTTAGAGAAAAGAAAATAGAAGACTTAGGAAATAGAGTTAAGATTAAAAAAGAAAATAAGTGTGATGCTTTTATAAGCATACATCAAAATATGTTTCCTCAAAAGAATTGTAAAGGGGCACAAGTATGGAGTGCCAACAATGAACCAAGTCAAAAGCTAGGCAAAATAATACAACAAAAATTTAAGGAAGAAGTTGACCAAAATAATAAGAGGGAAGCAAAAGTTGCAAAAAAAGAATATAAGATTTTAAATGATGGATATGAAGGAGCTTCTGTAATAGTTGAATGTGGTTTCTTATCTAATCCAGAAGAATGCGAACTATTAGGTAAAGAAGATTATCAAAATAAAATTGCAAATACCTTAGCAAATGCTATAGATGAATATTTTAAATAA
- the rpsD gene encoding 30S ribosomal protein S4, whose protein sequence is MARYTGATCKLCRREGMKLFLKGDRCYTDKCAFVRRSYAPGQHGASRKKLSNYGTQLREKQKAKRIYGVLEGQFRNTYERAEKMRGIAGENLLKLLEMRLDNVVYRLGYGASRTEARQLVNHGHFLVNGKKVDIASFKVSVNDVITVCEKSRGSERFKMFAENPKALPKWLEANVENFEGKVVAEPAREDIDVPVNETLIVELYSK, encoded by the coding sequence ATGGCAAGATATACTGGAGCTACATGTAAGTTATGTAGAAGAGAAGGTATGAAATTATTCCTAAAAGGGGATAGATGTTATACAGATAAATGTGCTTTCGTTAGAAGAAGTTATGCACCAGGACAACACGGAGCAAGCAGAAAGAAATTATCTAACTACGGAACACAATTAAGAGAGAAGCAAAAAGCTAAGAGAATATACGGAGTTCTTGAAGGTCAGTTCAGAAACACATATGAAAGAGCTGAAAAAATGAGAGGAATCGCCGGTGAAAACTTACTTAAATTATTAGAAATGAGATTAGATAACGTTGTTTACAGATTAGGATATGGTGCTTCAAGAACAGAAGCTAGACAATTAGTAAACCACGGTCATTTCTTAGTAAATGGTAAAAAAGTTGATATAGCATCATTCAAAGTATCAGTTAACGATGTTATAACAGTTTGTGAAAAGAGCAGAGGATCAGAAAGATTCAAAATGTTTGCTGAAAATCCAAAAGCTTTACCAAAATGGTTAGAAGCTAACGTTGAAAATTTCGAAGGTAAAGTTGTTGCTGAGCCTGCAAGAGAAGATATCGACGTACCAGTTAACGAGACTCTAATCGTCGAGTTATACAGCAAATAA
- the rpsI gene encoding 30S ribosomal protein S9: MAKVQYMGTGRRKKSVARVRLVPGEGRVIVNNREIETYFGLETLRVVVNQPLVLTETKDKYDVLVNVHGGGLSGQAGAIRHGISRALLKADENLRPELKKAGFLTRDPRMVERKKCGLKKARRSPQFSKR, from the coding sequence ATGGCAAAAGTTCAATACATGGGAACTGGAAGAAGAAAGAAATCAGTTGCAAGAGTAAGACTTGTACCAGGTGAAGGTAGAGTTATAGTAAATAATAGAGAAATCGAAACATATTTCGGATTAGAAACTTTAAGAGTTGTAGTTAACCAACCATTAGTTTTAACTGAAACTAAAGACAAATATGACGTTTTAGTTAACGTTCATGGTGGTGGATTATCAGGTCAAGCAGGAGCTATAAGACATGGTATATCAAGAGCTTTATTAAAAGCTGACGAAAACTTAAGACCAGAATTAAAGAAAGCTGGATTCTTAACTAGAGACCCAAGAATGGTTGAAAGAAAGAAATGCGGTTTAAAGAAAGCAAGAAGATCTCCACAATTCTCAAAGAGATAA
- the rpsK gene encoding 30S ribosomal protein S11, giving the protein MAAQKVKKTRRRKERKNVEHGAAHIQSTFNNSIVTLTDAKGNALAWASAGGLGFKGSRKSTPFAAQMAAETAAKAAMEHGLKSVEVYVKGPGAGREAAIRSLQAAGLEVTLIKDVTPIPHNGCRPPKRRRV; this is encoded by the coding sequence ATGGCAGCTCAAAAAGTTAAAAAAACTAGAAGAAGAAAAGAAAGAAAAAATGTTGAGCATGGTGCAGCACACATCCAATCAACATTCAATAACTCAATAGTTACTTTAACTGATGCAAAAGGAAATGCATTAGCATGGGCAAGTGCTGGTGGCCTTGGATTCAAAGGTTCAAGAAAGAGCACACCATTTGCAGCTCAAATGGCAGCTGAAACAGCAGCTAAAGCAGCTATGGAACACGGATTAAAAAGCGTTGAGGTTTACGTAAAAGGACCAGGTGCTGGAAGAGAAGCAGCTATAAGAAGCTTACAAGCAGCTGGATTAGAAGTTACTTTAATAAAAGATGTAACTCCAATCCCACACAATGGATGTAGACCACCAAAAAGAAGAAGAGTTTAG
- the infA gene encoding translation initiation factor IF-1, which yields MSKSDIIEMQGTVLEALPNAMFEVELESGHKILAHISGKLRMNFIRILPGDKVTVELSPYDLTRGRITWRAK from the coding sequence ATGTCAAAAAGTGATATAATTGAAATGCAAGGTACAGTTTTAGAAGCTTTACCAAATGCAATGTTTGAAGTTGAATTAGAGAGTGGGCATAAAATATTAGCACATATCTCAGGAAAGTTAAGAATGAACTTCATAAGAATTTTACCAGGAGATAAGGTTACTGTGGAACTTTCACCATATGATCTTACAAGAGGTAGAATTACATGGAGAGCAAAATAA
- the rpmJ gene encoding 50S ribosomal protein L36, producing the protein MKVRPSVKPICEKCKVIKRKGRVMVICENPKHKQKQG; encoded by the coding sequence ATGAAAGTAAGACCATCAGTTAAGCCTATTTGCGAAAAGTGCAAAGTTATAAAAAGAAAAGGAAGAGTAATGGTAATCTGTGAAAATCCTAAGCACAAACAAAAACAAGGCTAA
- a CDS encoding DNA-directed RNA polymerase subunit alpha, translating to MLEIEKPVIQCVESNDNGTYGKFEIEPLERGYGITLGNALRRILLSSLPGVAPTSVKIDSVLHEFSTITGVKEDVTEIILNLKMLALTMEGEGPKTIYIDAQGPGVVTGADIKTDGDVEVVNKDLHIATLDNDGKLYMEIVVNRGRGYVTQNKNKTEDLPLSAIAIDSIYTPVKRVNFSVQNTRVGQITDYDKLTLEIWTNGTIRIEEAISLSAKILIEHFKLFMTLTDNANDVEIMIEKEEDKKEKALEMTIEELDLSVRSYNCLKRAGINTVQELAGKSMDDMMKVRNLGKKSLEEVERKLNELGLNLRLNDE from the coding sequence ATGTTAGAAATAGAAAAGCCAGTAATTCAATGTGTTGAATCAAACGATAACGGAACATATGGTAAGTTTGAGATAGAACCATTAGAAAGAGGTTATGGAATAACTCTTGGTAATGCATTAAGAAGAATATTACTTTCTTCTTTACCTGGAGTGGCTCCAACTTCAGTTAAAATAGATTCAGTTCTTCATGAGTTTTCAACAATAACAGGTGTTAAAGAAGATGTTACAGAGATAATCTTAAATCTTAAAATGTTAGCACTTACTATGGAAGGTGAAGGACCAAAAACTATTTATATTGATGCTCAAGGACCAGGTGTTGTTACTGGAGCAGATATAAAAACAGATGGTGATGTAGAAGTTGTAAACAAAGATCTACATATCGCTACATTAGACAACGATGGTAAGTTATATATGGAAATCGTAGTTAATAGAGGAAGAGGATATGTTACTCAAAACAAAAATAAAACAGAAGATCTTCCATTATCAGCTATTGCTATAGATTCTATATACACTCCTGTAAAGAGAGTTAATTTCTCTGTTCAAAATACAAGAGTTGGTCAAATTACTGACTATGATAAACTTACATTAGAAATTTGGACTAATGGAACTATAAGAATAGAAGAAGCGATTTCATTATCAGCTAAAATTCTTATAGAGCACTTCAAATTATTCATGACTTTAACTGACAACGCTAATGATGTTGAGATAATGATTGAAAAAGAAGAAGATAAAAAAGAAAAAGCTTTAGAGATGACTATAGAAGAGCTTGACTTATCAGTAAGATCATACAATTGCTTAAAGAGAGCAGGTATAAACACTGTTCAAGAGCTTGCGGGCAAGAGCATGGATGATATGATGAAAGTTAGAAACTTAGGTAAGAAATCTCTAGAAGAAGTAGAAAGAAAGTTAAACGAGTTAGGCTTAAATTTAAGACTAAATGACGAGTAG
- the rplQ gene encoding 50S ribosomal protein L17, which yields MAGYRKLGRPTDQRKAMLRNLVTSFLKHGKIETTETRAKETRSLAEKMITLAKRGDLHARRQVLAFVTEEEVVKNLFDNIAPKYAERNGGYTRMYKVGPRRGDGAEVVILELV from the coding sequence ATGGCAGGATATCGTAAGTTAGGTCGTCCTACTGATCAAAGAAAAGCTATGCTTAGAAATCTTGTTACAAGCTTCTTAAAGCATGGTAAAATAGAAACTACTGAAACAAGAGCTAAGGAAACTAGAAGCCTTGCAGAAAAAATGATCACTCTTGCAAAAAGAGGAGATTTACACGCAAGAAGACAAGTGTTAGCATTTGTTACAGAAGAAGAAGTTGTTAAAAACTTATTTGACAACATAGCTCCAAAGTACGCTGAAAGAAACGGTGGATACACTAGAATGTACAAAGTTGGTCCTAGAAGAGGAGACGGAGCTGAAGTTGTTATACTTGAATTAGTATAA